A stretch of DNA from Arthrobacter jiangjiafuii:
ATAACCCTGTTGCGGACGTTGCCGGTTTCCACGAGATTCTTCAGCAGTGCATCAAACGTAGAGGCGGCCTGCTTGGCGGATTCGCCGGGCCAGTGATGCACGGAGTGGGCTGCACCCTGGATCTGCTGCCAGTTTGCCTGCTCGGCAATGGTGGGGCTCAGCAGGAGGTCCCCGAACATCTGCTTCATTTCCGCGAGGCGGAAGGTGTGCTCGTTGGAGCCGGACCGGACCCGGTTGGCAATGATGCCCGCAGGTGCCAGGTTCGGGGCGAACTCCTTGCGGAACAGTTCCAGGGCACGCATGGTCCGTTCGGTGCCTGCCACGGAGAACAGCCCCGGCTCGGCCACGAGCAGGACACGGTTGGATGCGGTCCAGGCGATGCGGGTGAGGCCGTTCAGGGACGGCGGGCAGTCGATCAGGACCAGGCCGTAGCCGCTGACGCGGGATAGCAGGGTGGAAAGCCGCTTCAGGTCCCGCTTGCCCAGGTCCGGCCGGTCATAGATGCCGGAGAATGCAGACCCCATGGCGACGTCCAGCACCGGCGGGCGCTTGGCGTTGATGGTCCGGGTGCGGCGCTCGTTGGCCACCCAGCCGCTGGGGACAACATTGTCCGCAAGCTGGGCGCGACGGGAATTCTTGAGCATCTCGCCGATGCCGGCTTTGTCCGCTGAGGTAACCCCCAGGCCGGTGGTGGCGTCCGCATGCGGGTCAAGGTCCACGACGAGGGTGG
This window harbors:
- a CDS encoding ParA family protein, producing MQVVSISSLKGGVGKTSVTLGLASAALAAGIPTLVVDLDPHADATTGLGVTSADKAGIGEMLKNSRRAQLADNVVPSGWVANERRTRTINAKRPPVLDVAMGSAFSGIYDRPDLGKRDLKRLSTLLSRVSGYGLVLIDCPPSLNGLTRIAWTASNRVLLVAEPGLFSVAGTERTMRALELFRKEFAPNLAPAGIIANRVRSGSNEHTFRLAEMKQMFGDLLLSPTIAEQANWQQIQGAAHSVHHWPGESAKQAASTFDALLKNLVETGNVRNRVIRRAG